The segment taccgataaactactaccgtaggtataccccaaggtagactgccgaccagctttcgtcgacaaacaCCAATACATGTCCACTTCATGCAAGCGCAGTCTAAAGCTACTAGTTCCCACCTAAGCATTGTTGGTCTGTGTTGGCCCCTACGTACGTGAACCAAGCCCCGAGCCGTCAGGTCCAAGCCCCTACCCCCACCAAAAACCATAGTTTGTGCCCATTGTTGGCCAAGATTAGGGGTTGTGCTCTCTACTTGTAGCTGCACCATCGGGAATCGATGTCTAGGGCTTCCATGGAGGGCTCGAGGGAGAGGTGCTTACTAGCAGGGGAAGGGGGGTGAAGGTTGATGAGGAGGGATGGACAATGGTGAAATAATGTAAAGTGAGAGATATGCTTGATAACGACGAAGGGGagaaatgaaaaataaaataattgacCTGCTTATGGCGGAGTCGATCTATTAGAAAGAATAATAGGGATGGGCTATCGTAAAACCATGTCCGTAATAATGCTAGAAATAGTATTGATGACCCAATGTTGCTTTGGAACCTTTTTGAATGCAAGATATCCAAAACATAGGTATAAGAAAAATATAGGGTTGAAGTTGCATGTCACTCTTCCAAGATGATGGGCTTTGTCTTCTTGATCATCAGGGGGTTCTTCATCCAAGTCAAGTAAGAGCAATCCACTTCCTCAATCTTGGCCATTGATCTAGACATCCTTATCCAAAATATAGCTTTTCTAGATAGATTACTTTCACTATatatctagacattgtgtgtgtgtgtgtgtacaaAAACTATGGGCTCGTTTGGTCAACTCCTCTGCACGACATGTTGCGCATGCGGTAGCGCCGAAAGTTCGACGGCTGATTTGTCCACCACAAGCTAGTTAGGCGGATCATGGCGAAAAAATGAATCGCGCTCTTGTGGCAAGACTGTGACATGCCACAAGTTTGGTAATGCACCAAACGCTCGCTGAAACTTCGGTGTGGTGTGGCAAATTGCAGACACAATCCCGCCTTATATATTTAGAAAAACCAAAATATCTTATAGTTTAGAACTAAGGAGTGTGTCTCAAAAGAAACACAAAAATTAGAAGAGAGAAATAAACACAATGAAATACTTTACTCCCTTTGTctctgaaagaatcaatttctaaagTTATATTAagttaaattttttaaactttaacCGAATTTCTATaaaaacactaagatttataatatcaaattagtattattagaattatcataaaatatatttttataacatgctcattttatatcatagatgctcttactcttttctataaagctgctagttaaagtttaaaaagtttgattgGTATAAATTCTAAGAATTAACTTATTtaaggatagagggagtatattaGATTTCCTTCAAAATTCTTACGGATCGAGCAGTTCCATTAAAAAGTTAGAATTTTAGAATCGTCAAATCCTATCCTATAATTTTCTTAATAAATCCTTTGTTCCAAGGTGACAAACCAGCAAGACAAGTGCATTTAGTGCTACGCGTTAGTTCGCAAAAAGAAATTTTTGGTATCACGTGCAATGTGCTAGAAGGATGTTAgaaaatttgtctcgtgatttataactaaattatacaattagttttttatctatatttattattCTATATATGTGTTAAAGATTTGATGAGATAGGTGAAATACCTGTAGCCTATGGCTACGGACGTACTACTACAGTGCAAGTGCGTCCGCGACTGACAGCCATTATTTCTGATTGAGGACCGGCAACTGAAGATGGCATCGTCGGGGACCCGCCACTCATAAAATGATACCGATGGATATTTACtctatggtcttgtttagttacgaAATCTTTttgatttcggtactgtagtatttttatttttatttgacaaatattatctaatcatagattaactaagctaaaaaaaattatctcgtgatttacaggtaaactgtgtaattagtttttgtttttatttatatctaagccttaagattcgatgtgacggggaattttaaaaagtttttagattttaaggtgaactaaacaagacctaaaatttGAGTATATGAACTAAATACGATACCTATCAGTGCATAAATAGACCAAACTTTTGTATCAGAGCGGTCTAGCAGTTTTAGTATCCGTTAACCTATGGGTGAAAAATTCCTGCAAGCCCATATAAACATTTCACTTTCCTTGATCCAaaatcaaagtagcatagtctaAATAAATGAAAACTCGAAGTATTTAAGGGAATGTTTGGTTGGagatgttaaagtttaacagatatTATAGTTTTTtcgttttatttaacaattaatgttcaatcataaactaattaggtttaaaagattcgtctcgtaaattatttctagtagtgtttttagtttcataaataatctatatttaatactccatatatatGTTAAATATTTAATATAACGGGAGCTAAATTTTATCAATGCAAACCAAACACGTTCAAAGTCTCCCTCTTTCCAACCGGTGAATCCTATATCCCTCCGCACGCCAACAGCCCACCACCCACACAAATCACGTTTTCCTTCCATCTAAAacttaaaattttttcaagattcctcgtcacatcaaatctttagacgcatgcatagagtattaaatttagacaaaaaaaaactaattacacaatttggtcgaaattaacgagacgaatcttttgaacatagttagtctatggttggacaataattaccacaaacaaacgaaaatgctactgtaTCGCTAAATTTTTCTcttcacaaactaaacaaggcctagccacTCCAACCCACGCCACTACCCACTACTTACTAGTACTCACGACTTGTTTAGTTAAGTCACGTCAAATCTTTGGATAAATCTATgatgtattaaatatagataaaaaataattgattACATGACAAGATAAATTTTTtagtctaggccttgtttactttccagaaaattttgcaaaatttttcacattcccagtcacatcgaatctttagacgtatgcacggagtattaaatatagacgaaaataaaaactaattgcacagtttggtcgaaattgacgagacgaatcttttgagcctagttagtccatgattggacaatatttgtcaaatacaaacgaaaatgctacagtgtccatttcctaaaatttttcggaactaaacaagaccctagttagtctataattagacaataattatcaaatacaaacaaaaatgttatagTAGGCAAATGTAAAAATTTTCGCCAACTAACTAGAGAAACTTCCACTGTTAGCGGACATATGTGACTTGCTGGGTCTAGTTTATTCAGTCAAGCATGGGTCTAGAAAAAATTCCTCGGCCACACCGGCTATAGAGATTTTTGTTTTGTTGatattagattttttttctgTTCGCTTGAACTTCCTTGTTGAATTTGTCAGCCattaaacaatatttttctctcataataaatcggtGAAGGTTCTTGCCTATCATGGCATCAATGCCAAACACGAGTTGGCCCAGAGTGCTGCCAGCGTCCTCGCTCAGCATTACACTGGGAGTTCTCAGTTTCTCACTCCATGAAAAAAGTTGATAACACTAGTTGTGGCTCCTCAGTAGTACTGTACACTTGTACAGGTCTAGAGAGTTCATAGCTAACTGCTGTGCATAAAGAGCAGATCGAAAGCTCGGCCACATTGACAAGAAAAATCTGCCAAAACACAGCATATGGAACAGGAGCACTAGCTAGCTAAACACTGGGCCTAAACTCTAAACTCCTAGCTACATGGCATGGGACACTGTTACACGTTGAATGTTAAAGCTGTACTGGcgataacttttttttttctttgagatGTACTGGTGATGGCTGTTGATGTCTTGATGAGCAACGAAATTAGTAGTAGACGTTACTCGGGCAATAATTCAATTTATCACGAGTGAGGACCACACACAAGAGTACAAGACTTTGGTAGAGGAGCACCGTAGTGGTACTTGGGGAGGCCAGAGAAGCACGCACGCAGCAAGGCAGCAACCAAAGTACCAGAACAGACTGACTACAAGTGCAAGGTCATTCTCTGCCGCTGGAGCCAATATCCTGGTCCAGGATGGCAGAACGAAGCGCCTTGTTGGGACGTGTCGTGGATCGTTTCACGAGCTCCTGAAAACATGCACACAAAAGCAGTGGTTATTCGTCGTCAGACCACACTTGTTTCTTGAGTCGTGCAGGTGCAGGTCGCCTGCTTTCTCCATGGCATCGCAACGCATCGCATCCTCCCCCACAATCTTCTTTCTTTATACCATCATCAGGTGGCTGCTTTCCTGTCAAAAGACCAACATGGGAGCTAGGTGTCAGCTCTCCAGTGGCAAGGAAGAATTCCGGGTCCATGCCATGCATGCACAAGGGGATTCCCGCGGTATCATTGGTGCTAGACTGGACCAGGAGAAGGGCAGGAGGGAGAGATACCCAAGTCGCTATAAGTTTAGCCCctttttaggctttgtttaggccctgtttggttccaccaactaaattttagctcactaaactttagtcactttagtagctaaagttccaaacacaatgactaaaaggagctaaaatagtttagttccattagtcacccaagagtagctaaaataattttagctagctaaaatttagcaaggggaaccaaacaggccagtttccaaaaaaatttacaaaatttttcagattctccgttacatcgaatctttagacacatgcatggagtattaaatatagacgaaaataaaaactaattacacagtttggtcagaattgacgagacggatcttttgagtctagttagtccatgattggataatatttgtcaaatacaaacgaaagtgctacattgtcgattttccaaaatttttgggaactaaacaaggccaagttgaggagttgaaaaaattttaggtttcatttttatttggtaattattatctaatcatatactaactagactcaaaaaatttatctcgcaaattacaggcaaattaTGCAACTAGTTATTTttctaatctatatttaatgttttatgtatgtgccataagattcgatgtgacaggaaattttgaaaaaaaattgggTTTTAATCTGATCATGGGTTTGCATCCAGAAGGATGTTGAGTGGCTTGAGATTTCCATGAACGGCTGCAGGGTGAGGTTCAGTCGTTCTTGTGCAGAAAGATCAGGGCTGAAACAAGTCTCTGCAATAATTCCGATGCGAATTTAATAGGGAAGAATTCGCCTCGCCTCTTTTCTGCACACGCACAAGAAATTCTTCGAGGCTTCCTCCGTTTGGTACGAACTTAAGCAAAGACGACCCTGAGCATCAGCACGTGGAAATCTGCCGCCCATGTGCCAAAACTATGAACTATAGGATTTTCTTTTTTATATTATTATACTGCtattaatttattttaatttacaTAACCTCTTCATTTTTTGTTTGATGGCTCATGTTCCTTTCCATATCTAGTCTGCCCCGACTTGCTCAGGACTAGAAGGTTTTGTTGTTGTCGTCATTGTGAACTGGAAAGGAGCTAGAGATCAACAACCTTTTTCTAGTATATATGATATAAAATGAGTTGAGTGGACTACCTCTTGCTTGAACTGTCAGGTTTCAAAACCTTTGTTGCAACAGTCATGTTCCTCAGGATACCTCTGTATACACATCTAAACCCCACTTTCTACTATCTTTAGAGAAGTACTGAAATTTTCAGTAGCATACTCCAGTTCAGAACTTCAGATAATGAAAACTCACAATGCATTGATTGATTTAACAAAAACTGAAAGCATCTGGCCTCTTTTCTGACTTAAGTCTTCAGCCTCCCGGCCGGAGAGCATGGTTCTCCTCTCTATAGTACCTGCCCATGATCAGATAGAAGCAAGTCATATTGTGCTCTGGAGTCAGAGAGCTGATCTTGTAGATATTGGGAGAGTTGTTACAGCAGTACCGGTAAATAATCAACCATGTCATGTGTCCGGGTTCAACCGTACAAACTGAAAATTAGTTGGTCCACTAAAATATATAACTTTACACATGTTCCTAAGTTCATGGAAGGTGTTTGACATCATCATCGAGACAAGTGTCCGTTGGCAGCTAACTTTGGGAACAATAGACAATTCTCTGAGAGCGAGTGCAATAATGGGCTTATAGTCAAGTTAATGTTGAtatgaaaaagagaagaaagatgAGAGATAATAACTTGActcccatacaagcatcaagctGGGCACGAATGCATAGACAATAGTGGGCTCAAATAACAAATGTTGCGAGGAGGAATAGACAAGTACAAAACAACTACTATATAACGTAGCTTTTATCACTTGACTTATAGTCAAGCACTTAGTTTTATTATTGAGCTTAGAGCCTCTAAGCTAAACTAGCACTGCCTTCGATCAACGAAGTTGTAGTAGGGTACTTTGgcgggtgtttggttggggttattaaagtttaataggtactgtagtattttcgttttatttgataaatagtatctaatcatggactaattaggtttaaaagatttatcttgcaaattactctctaactgtatttttagtttcgtagataatttatatttagtactttatgtatgtgtcttgcaaattactctctaactgtatttttttttgtaaataatttatatttagtatttcatgtatgtgtctaaatatttaatGCTCGTGAAACTCTACCACCGAATTGTTCGGGAAAAAAAGAAGCTCCACTACCGGAACAGCATTTGAAGCTTGATCCGTTCTTCTTGGCAGCCTGGCAGTCGGTGCTGCTGATGCACCTGCAGCTGTGGAACGTACAATACGGGTGAGAGCCTGAGGAATCAAGCAAATCCGGTGTAGGACCTTCAGACTTAGAGCCACACAGTACAAGGAACGAAGCTGCTATTTCCTCTTCTACGCTTGCTAAACAGGGCATGCAAGCTTTGGCAGGCATTAGTATGTTAATAACACTAGCTATATTACGACGGTTACATGGTAGATGGTACACTCTTAGTCTCTTACATCTAGTTAAATATTGAAGCTGTACATGGCAGGGGCCAGCAGTTGATGAGCAGCTAATAGTGGAGTAATTCGACTCGTGTGTAGTGGTGGAGAAGCACGCAGCAATCCAACAGGGAACAGACTACAAGGCCGTATTCTGCTGCTGGAGCCATTCCAGGATGGCAGAGCGAAGCGCGCGATTGGGAATGAGTTCGTCGTGTTCTAGTCGCATGTTGGTCATTGGAGACGTGTCGTGACCACTGTCGAGCCAGCTCCTGATGGCCTCGGCTTCGTAGGTGAATCCGTCAGCTGCGATATGTGGATCGTCCATGACATCCTGAGACAAGACAACAGAAGTACTGTAATGGTTAGGAATCAGGGGACCAAATGTTCATGTGTTCCTTGTATTTTTCACAAAAGAACAAAAGGCATACAACACATTGAGTTTAATATTCGATAATACTTATGTTCCACAATTGATTCATCGTTTGAGTCAAAAAAAGTGGGGAAATCTAGATGAACGTGCAAAACGTCCCTATTGTACTCACCTGAGATATAGGGCAAATGAAATATGATGGTGTGCTGTTTTCATCTGACACTGATCTAGAAGATGAGGCTGAAGGTATTGTTGCAGCATCCTTCATCGCCTCAACCACTGCCCACACCACGGCCGAAAGATCAGGACGGCTCTTCCGGCTCAGCTCTGTACAACTGAGAGCAAGGAGTGCTAACTGCTGGACGTGCACAACAGGCCACTCTCCTGCCGAGGTATCAACTACCGAGTTCAGGTCGCCTTTCTCCATGGCATCCTCCACAATCCTCTTTATACCATCAGGAGGTTTTCCGGTCAAAAGGCGCAAGACCACAATCCCAAAAGAATAGATATCCGACTGACATGTCAGCTCTCCAGTGGCAAAAAATTCTGGGTCCATGTATTGAAGGGTTCCCATAGGATGCATGGTGTGATACATGGTAGTGTTGTTGGTGCTGGACTGGATCAGATGGCGAGAGATACCGAAGTCACTAAGCTTACTGACCAAATTAACATCAAGAAGGATGTTGGCAGGCTTCAGAtctccatgaacaactgggtgcGGCTTATTCTTGTGCAGAAAGGTCAGTGCTGAACAGATCTCAGAAATTATCCGGATTCGAATTtgccatgatagagtctgcctTTTTTCTGCACACATGAGAAAATCTTCAAGGCTTCCATTTGGTAAGAACTCATATACAAGTGTAGATATCTCCGAGCAAGCTCCTAACAGGGTTACAAGGTGAGGGTGCCTCACTCTACTCAGGATAGCAACCTGCAGCAGGAATCCAAAAAAGCTATACATCATTTCTTTCATGGACAAATGCCTtttcaaagatttttttttaaaaaaagtttcaGCATAAACTTCAAAGGAGCTACAGATCAAGCACCTTTTTAGTTGACAAAGACAAAGTTGGATTTCAGAATGAGTCGAGTTGGCCTACCTCTTGCTCGAACTGTGATTGCCCCTGTAAACCATCAGGTTTCAACACCTTTATTGCAACCGTCATGTTCCGGAGGGTACCTTTGTACACACAGCCAAACCCACCTTCTCCAATCTTAAGCGAACTACTGAAATTGTCAGTAGCATGCTCCAGTTCAGACGATGAAAACTCACAGTGCATTGCTGTAACCAACACTGAAAGCATCTGGCCTCTTTTCTGGCGTAACTCTTGAACCTCACGGACAGCATGATTCCTCTCGTGTAGCAAGCGATCATGCTCTGATAGAATCTGTTCATATTGTCCTCTGGATTCAGAGAGCTGACCCTGCAGATGCTCATTATCCATGTTTGCCTTCAGAAGTTTCTCCATAACCTCATGATGTTGTTTCTTAAGTCGTTCCGACTCTTGCTGCACTCCTGAAAGATATTCCTCCATTGTTCTAGCCTgcagttttttttatataaaaaaatggtCATTCATTCATATTATTAAGATAAGATCAATAGCCAGCAATCTTTGTCAAGATAACCTGCTAATATGTTGGGGGTTTTTTTGGATAAAAATACATTCATAAGAGTGCCATAGCAATTCAACTGCAAATACAGTGGCAGTGCTCTGTTCCAAGCTTGCCCATTGCTTGGAGAAAGAGCACGGTAGAATATCTTTGTTCTGTACTCCACATGAGAATTTCTTCGAACATTGCGCAATAGCTACATATCATTGCATTAAATATATAAGAGTACTAAGCCACCAGCTAGCCATCATACAGCACTAGCACTgctgcaaaaagaaaaaagaaaaatacacaCAACCCTAAACCCTCTACATGATAATACTATTGGGAAAATAAATGAAAGGATGATGATATTTAACCTCTGGTCCAGAGTATATTTTTCTCAgatacgcaggagagctgcgtatctTTTATATTAAGAAGGAAAAGGGGGGTatggaaaaccccaaaacagcaAAGATAACACCTGGACACACATGGGGTCATGGGCACAACAAACCCACACAAATTAACAAACAAATACTCCCAAACACTTCTTTCCTTAATTGAGAGGAAGCGCTCCTGCCAGGTTCTTTCAAAAagaagttatatatatatatatatatatatatatatatatatatatatatatatatatattcctaaCACACACAGAGACAACAAACCCACAAATACCTAACCCAGAGTATAACTTTTAGccacaaaaaaaaataattacaatGATAATAGCTTCAAGTGGATCATAGCTAAAAGTTTACCATTCGTTCAGATTCAATACGCTTCAAACGCTCGTCAGAAGCTTCCTTCTTGAGTATTGTAGCTTGTTCTGTTGCTTTTCGAAATTTAAGCAGGTCATTTTCTGATTGGAAATCTCCCTGAAAGGACCATTAAAATACTATTGTTTAGTATAGTGCAATTTAATTGGAAAATTGCATCCTTCCTAAAAAGAGCTTTCACTTTAACTCCATAAGTGAATGTTGCCCCTTGGCTACTCTTCATAGACCTACTTGAGCTTAGGGCATGGTGGAGTCAAGGTAAGGGCATGATAGAACCAATTGTGCACTAAAACAAATTGCCATGCAAGCACCATCTGTGCATCAGTTATACATAAGCTCGAGCAGATCAGAAACAGATAAATAGAAGAAAGTATGTGGCGGGTGTGTGAAAATACAAGTGACAAGGTGCAGCTTTATGATCCCAATAAAGACTGTTTATGGATTTTATGTTCTCCTTCTTAAGTTGCACATTGCTAGTAAAAGTACAGTTTCTGTGTTACCCAAAGTGTGTTGCAAGGATTATTAGCCACAGTAAACCAGACAGCCAAACATGTAACATGCAAGAATAATACAAAACAAGCAATCATGGAAATGGAAGACTTTTCCAAAGAGAGGAACTAGACTTACCAACATCTCTTTCAAGTCCTTAAGCTCAACATCACCCCCATTAGCCCTCTTAATGCATGCTGCACATCTAATTCAACCAAACACGATGTCAATTTAGATTGTGTCATGATTCAAGAAGGGCAGAAGGGAACTGCAAAGCTACCTTCTTAAGCCATCAAGAACTTCCAGATTATTTGGGTCACACCTCAAACCCTCTAGGTAAGTTGCCATAGCATTTTCATAATTTTCCATCAGGAACTGAACTTTAGCTTTACGCACATAGCCCTTCAGAAAAGTTGGATCCAGTTCAACACATTTCTGTGCATCCTCAAGACCTTGAGGTAAAGCTCCCAGATAGATGTGGCATTGAGCTCTGTTGCTAAACGCCTGAAAGATCAGTCATAAATCACAAATCTAATTGCTACAACCAGGA is part of the Sorghum bicolor cultivar BTx623 chromosome 10, Sorghum_bicolor_NCBIv3, whole genome shotgun sequence genome and harbors:
- the LOC8070871 gene encoding U-box domain-containing protein 57: MEADERAEEARRAKEAGNDAYRKSFLETAVEHYTRGGLLDPRDISFLTNRAAAYFRLGKYKECVRDCDEAVKRGRDLSADNKLVAKALLRKASALLELAACSGDYAPAIRALEQSLTEHYSEETHEMLNRAVVVQKELEEQERLDQEMADQHREKGNELFKQKQYHEAAIHYTRATKMNPKDPKAFSNRAQCHIYLGALPQGLEDAQKCVELDPTFLKGYVRKAKVQFLMENYENAMATYLEGLRCDPNNLEVLDGLRRCAACIKRANGGDVELKDLKEMLGDFQSENDLLKFRKATEQATILKKEASDERLKRIESERMARTMEEYLSGVQQESERLKKQHHEVMEKLLKANMDNEHLQGQLSESRGQYEQILSEHDRLLHERNHAVREVQELRQKRGQMLSVLVTAMHCEFSSSELEHATDNFSSSLKIGEGGFGCVYKGTLRNMTVAIKVLKPDGLQGQSQFEQEVAILSRVRHPHLVTLLGACSEISTLVYEFLPNGSLEDFLMCAEKRQTLSWQIRIRIISEICSALTFLHKNKPHPVVHGDLKPANILLDVNLVSKLSDFGISRHLIQSSTNNTTMYHTMHPMGTLQYMDPEFFATGELTCQSDIYSFGIVVLRLLTGKPPDGIKRIVEDAMEKGDLNSVVDTSAGEWPVVHVQQLALLALSCTELSRKSRPDLSAVVWAVVEAMKDAATIPSASSSRSVSDENSTPSYFICPISQDVMDDPHIAADGFTYEAEAIRSWLDSGHDTSPMTNMRLEHDELIPNRALRSAILEWLQQQNTAL